The following coding sequences are from one Frigoribacterium sp. Leaf415 window:
- a CDS encoding ParA family protein: protein MHVLSVSSLKGGVGKTTVTLGLTSAAFAKGLRTLVVDLDPQSDVSTGLDITVSGHLNVADVLASPKEKTVRAAIAPSGWTKGRQGKVDVMIGSPSAINFDGPHPSIRDIWKLEEALANVEADYDLVLIDCAPSLNALTRTAWAASDRVTVVTEPGLFSVAAADRALRAIEEIRRGLSPRLQPLGIIVNRARVQSLEHQFRIKELRDMFGPLVLSPQLPERTSLQQAQGAAKPLHAWPGESAQEMARNFDQLLERIMRTAKIGDYAEPAAR, encoded by the coding sequence GTGCATGTACTCAGCGTCAGCTCTCTCAAAGGGGGCGTCGGCAAGACGACGGTGACGCTCGGACTCACGTCGGCCGCCTTCGCCAAAGGTCTCAGGACCCTCGTCGTCGACCTCGATCCCCAGTCCGACGTCTCGACCGGCCTCGACATCACGGTCTCGGGCCACCTGAACGTCGCGGACGTCCTCGCTTCCCCGAAGGAGAAGACGGTCCGGGCGGCGATCGCGCCCAGCGGCTGGACGAAGGGCCGCCAGGGCAAGGTCGACGTCATGATCGGAAGCCCCTCGGCCATCAACTTCGACGGTCCGCACCCGTCGATCCGCGACATCTGGAAGCTCGAGGAGGCCCTGGCGAACGTCGAGGCCGACTACGACCTCGTCCTGATCGACTGCGCGCCGTCACTGAACGCCCTCACCCGCACCGCCTGGGCCGCATCCGACCGCGTGACGGTCGTCACCGAACCCGGCCTGTTCAGCGTGGCCGCAGCCGACCGAGCCCTCCGGGCCATCGAGGAGATCCGTCGGGGTCTGTCACCGCGCCTCCAGCCTCTCGGCATCATCGTCAACCGTGCCCGCGTGCAGTCGCTCGAGCACCAGTTCCGCATCAAAGAGCTCCGCGACATGTTCGGCCCACTCGTCCTGTCGCCCCAGCTGCCCGAGCGCACGTCGCTGCAGCAGGCCCAGGGTGCGGCCAAGCCTCTGCACGCCTGGCCCGGCGAGAGTGCTCAGGAGATGGCCCGCAACTTCGACCAGCTGCTCGAGCGCATCATGCGGACGGCCAAGATCGGCGACTACGCCGAGCCCGCAGCCCGCTGA
- a CDS encoding ROK family glucokinase, which produces MQAIGIDIGGTKIAGGVVTEFGEIVAEERVATPAGDAGAIVDAVVDMITSLQARHPDVVAAGVAAPGFIDAAQSTVYYTPNIAWRNEPLRARLSERLDLHITIDNDANAAGWAEFRFGAGRLASDMTMLTIGTGVGGAIVAQDRLLRGGFGTGGELGHMRIVPDGLPCGCGARGCIEQYGSGRALLRIAGEVADEGGVGRGLADLRAESGELSGHDVSLLLQSGDAGAVEALRRLGTWLGQAAASLSAILDPQVFVFGGGVAQSGELLLAPVRAAYLEHLPARGYHPEPDFVIAELVNDAGVVGAADLARLHAGDR; this is translated from the coding sequence GTGCAGGCAATCGGAATCGACATCGGCGGGACGAAGATCGCGGGCGGGGTGGTCACCGAGTTCGGCGAGATCGTCGCCGAAGAGCGAGTCGCGACGCCCGCGGGCGACGCGGGGGCGATCGTCGACGCGGTCGTCGACATGATCACCTCGTTGCAGGCACGTCACCCCGACGTCGTCGCCGCGGGCGTGGCTGCTCCCGGCTTCATCGACGCCGCCCAGTCGACCGTCTACTACACGCCCAACATCGCGTGGCGGAACGAACCCCTCCGGGCGCGGCTGTCCGAACGACTCGACCTGCACATCACGATCGACAACGACGCGAACGCCGCCGGCTGGGCCGAGTTCCGGTTCGGGGCCGGTCGCCTCGCCAGCGACATGACCATGCTCACCATCGGCACGGGGGTGGGCGGTGCCATCGTGGCGCAGGACCGCCTCCTGCGCGGGGGCTTCGGCACCGGCGGCGAGCTCGGCCACATGCGGATCGTGCCCGACGGCCTTCCCTGCGGCTGCGGGGCCCGCGGGTGCATCGAGCAGTACGGCTCGGGCCGCGCCCTGTTGCGGATCGCGGGTGAGGTCGCCGACGAGGGCGGCGTCGGCCGAGGCCTCGCCGATCTGCGCGCCGAGAGCGGCGAGCTCTCCGGCCACGACGTCAGCCTGTTGCTCCAGTCCGGTGACGCCGGCGCCGTCGAGGCCCTGCGCCGCCTCGGCACCTGGCTCGGTCAGGCCGCCGCGTCGCTGAGCGCGATCCTCGACCCGCAGGTCTTCGTCTTCGGCGGCGGCGTGGCGCAGTCCGGCGAGCTGCTGCTGGCACCCGTGCGCGCGGCGTACCTCGAGCACCTGCCTGCTCGCGGCTACCACCCCGAGCCCGACTTCGTGATCGCCGAGCTCGTGAACGACGCGGGGGTCGTGGGTGCCGCCGACCTCGCCCGCCTCCACGCCGGCGACCGCTAG
- a CDS encoding MerR family transcriptional regulator, whose protein sequence is MSESGSPEESRYELGLLFTDGLPEHDADSGYRGTVAAKAAGISYRQLDYWARTELVEPTIRGAAGSGSQRLYGFRDILVLKLVKRLLDTGISLQQIRTAVNQLREAGVNDLAQTTLMSDGASVYLCTSDDEVIDLVSRGQGVFGIAVGKVLREVESSLVEIDSTPAADPSDELAARRGTRAS, encoded by the coding sequence ATGAGTGAGTCAGGTTCCCCCGAGGAATCCCGCTACGAGCTGGGTCTGCTCTTCACCGACGGCCTGCCCGAACACGACGCCGACAGCGGCTACCGCGGCACCGTCGCGGCCAAGGCCGCCGGCATCAGCTACCGCCAGCTCGACTACTGGGCGCGCACCGAACTGGTCGAGCCGACCATCCGCGGGGCGGCCGGCTCCGGCTCGCAACGCCTCTACGGTTTCCGCGACATCCTCGTCCTCAAGCTCGTCAAGCGCCTCCTCGACACGGGCATCTCGCTCCAGCAGATCCGCACGGCCGTCAACCAGCTCCGCGAAGCCGGGGTGAACGACCTCGCCCAGACGACCCTGATGAGCGACGGGGCGAGCGTCTACCTGTGCACGTCGGACGACGAGGTCATCGACCTCGTCAGCCGCGGTCAGGGCGTCTTCGGCATCGCCGTGGGCAAGGTCCTTCGCGAGGTCGAGTCGAGTCTCGTCGAGATCGACAGCACACCCGCCGCCGACCCTTCCGACGAACTCGCCGCCCGACGCGGCACACGCGCCAGCTGA
- a CDS encoding LysM peptidoglycan-binding domain-containing protein — translation MNDVSPARPDSESATTQDARSTSAFGPLGGGDERKPLSRMARSMLNTVPIVLAGSMALSMGVTGPVFALDQGPTKKPDASPRPVLPPRLSAPEQKTAATVETAASSARVFGAAPATYTVKSGDTVASIAGSFGLSTASVLALNGLSWKSTIFPGQTLSLSAATSAAAKPSSAPAPVKATGGRYVIVRGDTLSSIARAHGVTTSALIQANGLGLSSIIYPGQTLTVPAGSSASTATTPAPAAGPAVGSYVIQRGDTIASIASKSGTSVKALLAANGLSFTSTIYAGKTLTLPGAAAPTATTVVASTSAAPLGVSATLTAEQAGNARTIISVGRQLGVGDRAIVIALAAAAQESSLRNLDHGDRDSLGLFQQRPSTGWGTPAQLRDPVHATKLFFGGASNPNTGKTRGLLDVKGWQSMSLTKAAQAVQYSAFPDAYAKWEAPATTWLATLR, via the coding sequence GAACGACGTCAGTCCCGCCCGCCCCGACTCCGAGTCCGCGACGACCCAGGACGCCCGGTCGACGAGTGCGTTCGGCCCTCTCGGTGGGGGCGACGAGCGCAAACCGCTCTCGCGCATGGCTCGGTCCATGCTCAACACGGTTCCCATCGTCCTGGCGGGCTCCATGGCCCTCAGCATGGGCGTCACCGGTCCCGTGTTCGCCCTCGACCAGGGCCCGACGAAGAAGCCCGACGCGTCTCCTCGTCCCGTGCTGCCCCCTCGACTGTCGGCACCCGAGCAGAAGACCGCGGCCACCGTCGAGACCGCCGCGAGCTCGGCCCGCGTCTTCGGTGCCGCCCCGGCCACCTACACCGTCAAGTCGGGTGACACCGTCGCGAGCATCGCCGGATCGTTCGGCCTGAGCACCGCGTCGGTGCTCGCCCTGAACGGCCTCAGCTGGAAGTCCACCATCTTCCCGGGCCAGACCCTGAGCCTGAGCGCCGCCACGAGTGCCGCCGCCAAACCGTCGTCCGCGCCCGCCCCGGTCAAGGCGACGGGCGGCCGGTACGTCATCGTCCGTGGGGACACGCTGAGTTCCATCGCGCGAGCCCACGGGGTCACGACGAGCGCGCTCATCCAGGCGAACGGGCTGGGACTGTCGAGCATCATCTACCCGGGCCAGACCCTGACCGTCCCCGCGGGATCGTCCGCGTCCACCGCCACGACGCCGGCCCCTGCCGCAGGACCCGCCGTGGGCAGCTACGTCATCCAGCGGGGCGACACGATCGCCTCCATCGCCTCGAAGTCGGGCACGAGCGTCAAGGCCCTGCTCGCCGCGAACGGGCTCTCGTTCACCAGCACCATCTACGCCGGCAAGACCCTCACCCTGCCCGGTGCCGCAGCGCCGACCGCCACGACCGTGGTCGCGTCGACGTCGGCCGCGCCGTTGGGCGTCAGTGCGACGCTGACGGCCGAGCAGGCCGGCAACGCCCGGACCATCATCTCGGTGGGACGCCAGCTCGGGGTCGGAGACCGTGCCATCGTCATCGCCCTGGCCGCGGCCGCACAAGAGAGCAGCCTGCGCAACCTCGACCACGGCGACCGGGATTCCCTCGGCCTGTTCCAGCAGCGCCCGAGCACGGGGTGGGGAACCCCCGCCCAGCTGCGCGACCCGGTGCACGCGACCAAGCTCTTCTTCGGTGGTGCGAGCAACCCGAACACGGGCAAGACGCGAGGCCTCCTCGACGTCAAGGGGTGGCAGTCGATGTCCCTGACGAAGGCGGCACAGGCCGTGCAGTACTCGGCGTTCCCCGACGCCTACGCCAAGTGGGAGGCTCCCGCCACCACCTGGCTCGCGACCCTCCGCTGA
- a CDS encoding lysophospholipid acyltransferase family protein: MLYWFLKTMVASPLVLSIFRPWVSGREHVPASGAVIFASNHLSFVDSIFLPLALDRRISFLAKSDYFTGKGIKGWAIRLFFTATGQLSIDRSGGKASEASLATGLSVLRRGEQLGIYPEGTRSPDGKLYRGRTGVARMILEGHVPVIPVAMIGTEKVMRTGTKIPRLHRVGIVFGEPLDFSRFEGMEGDRFILRSITDEIMYELNALSGQQYSDVYATSVKEKRSTLSR, translated from the coding sequence ATGCTCTACTGGTTCCTGAAGACGATGGTCGCGAGTCCGCTCGTCCTGTCGATCTTCCGACCGTGGGTCAGTGGTCGCGAGCACGTCCCGGCCTCGGGTGCCGTCATCTTCGCGAGCAACCACCTCTCGTTCGTCGACTCGATCTTCCTGCCGCTCGCCCTCGATCGGCGGATCTCCTTCCTCGCCAAGAGCGACTACTTCACCGGCAAGGGCATCAAGGGCTGGGCCATCCGGCTGTTCTTCACGGCCACGGGGCAGCTCTCCATCGACCGGTCCGGGGGCAAGGCCTCCGAGGCGTCGCTGGCGACGGGCCTGTCGGTCCTGCGCCGCGGAGAGCAACTCGGCATCTACCCCGAGGGCACCCGGAGCCCCGACGGCAAGCTGTACCGCGGCCGGACGGGGGTGGCGCGCATGATCCTCGAGGGCCACGTGCCCGTGATCCCCGTCGCCATGATCGGAACCGAGAAGGTCATGAGGACCGGGACCAAGATCCCGCGCCTGCACCGCGTCGGAATCGTCTTCGGCGAGCCGCTCGACTTCAGCCGGTTCGAGGGCATGGAAGGCGACCGGTTCATCCTGCGGTCCATCACGGACGAGATCATGTACGAGCTCAACGCCCTCAGCGGCCAGCAGTACAGCGACGTCTACGCGACCAGCGTGAAAGAGAAGCGCTCGACCCTTTCACGGTAG
- the pknB gene encoding Stk1 family PASTA domain-containing Ser/Thr kinase: MSVNQTDPMIGRLIEGRYEVRSRIARGGMATVYLATDLRLERRVAIKIMHGHLADDASFKERFIQEARSAARLAHPNVVNVFDQGQDDDSAYLVMEYLPGITLRELLQDHKVLTPEQAMDILEAVLAGLAAAHRAGIVHRDLKPENVLLADDGRIKIGDFGLARAATANTATGAALLGTIAYLSPELVTRGIADTRSDIYALGIMMYEMLTGEQPYKGDQPMQIAYQHANDTVPTPSSANPRVPVELDELVLWATARDPEQRPRDARALLDQLLDVQRVLADPSGPPANRTMVLPAAGATSVLPSVGTGETQILPKARHRTGPVQAEPDDAATTLAAVADRRRRRGRVLMALVVVVALLAGGVGWWFGSGPGAQASVPDVTGQDPAAASAALTSAGFVVAPDPRSDFSPVVPTGQVTRTDPDATTRVQKGSTITLVVSQGPRQLPVPTVVGETEKAATDALSDFTLQPTSSQFDASAAGTVLAISGVDDAGTPVDLAGAAQYGEQQPVTLTVSLGPVPDVAGLSVADAQSTLAGVQLTGVESGTEFSDGVASGEVIRYEQQAEGALHQGDTVNLVVSKGPPPITIPDVRGKTIDAATSQLQGLGFRVSYPSCTAFTCAFYDWEASLPVTATDPEAGLTAIKGATITLSYRVE; encoded by the coding sequence GTGAGCGTGAACCAGACTGACCCGATGATCGGCCGTCTCATCGAGGGCCGGTACGAGGTCCGTTCACGCATCGCCCGAGGCGGCATGGCCACGGTGTACCTCGCCACCGACCTGCGACTCGAGCGTCGCGTGGCCATCAAGATCATGCACGGCCACCTCGCCGACGACGCGTCGTTCAAGGAGCGCTTCATCCAGGAGGCGCGCTCGGCCGCCCGCTTGGCCCACCCCAACGTCGTCAACGTCTTCGACCAGGGCCAGGACGACGACTCGGCGTACCTCGTCATGGAGTACCTGCCCGGCATCACGTTGCGAGAACTCCTGCAGGACCACAAGGTGCTCACGCCCGAACAGGCGATGGACATCCTCGAGGCGGTCCTCGCCGGTCTCGCCGCCGCCCACCGCGCCGGCATCGTCCACCGCGACCTCAAGCCCGAGAACGTCCTCCTCGCCGACGACGGACGCATCAAGATCGGCGACTTCGGCCTGGCGCGCGCCGCGACGGCCAACACGGCCACGGGCGCCGCCCTGCTGGGGACGATCGCCTACCTCTCCCCCGAACTCGTGACCCGCGGCATCGCCGACACCCGCAGCGACATCTACGCGCTCGGCATCATGATGTACGAGATGCTCACGGGCGAGCAGCCCTACAAGGGCGACCAGCCCATGCAGATCGCCTACCAGCACGCCAACGACACCGTCCCCACCCCCAGTTCTGCGAACCCTCGCGTACCGGTCGAGCTGGACGAGCTCGTCCTCTGGGCCACCGCACGCGACCCCGAGCAGCGCCCGCGCGACGCCCGAGCCCTCCTCGACCAGCTGCTCGACGTGCAACGGGTGCTCGCCGATCCGTCGGGACCGCCCGCCAACAGGACGATGGTGCTCCCGGCCGCGGGCGCGACCTCCGTCCTGCCGTCCGTCGGCACGGGCGAGACGCAGATCCTGCCGAAGGCACGGCACCGGACCGGACCGGTCCAGGCGGAACCCGACGACGCCGCCACGACGCTCGCCGCCGTCGCCGACCGGCGTCGACGTCGGGGTCGCGTGCTCATGGCCCTCGTCGTCGTGGTGGCCCTGCTCGCCGGAGGGGTGGGCTGGTGGTTCGGTTCCGGGCCCGGCGCCCAGGCGTCCGTCCCCGACGTGACGGGACAGGACCCTGCCGCGGCATCGGCCGCCCTCACGTCGGCCGGGTTCGTCGTCGCACCCGACCCCCGGTCGGACTTCTCCCCGGTGGTACCCACGGGCCAGGTCACACGCACGGACCCCGACGCCACGACCCGGGTGCAGAAGGGTTCCACGATCACCCTCGTGGTCTCCCAGGGACCCCGTCAGCTGCCGGTGCCCACGGTCGTCGGCGAGACCGAGAAAGCTGCCACGGACGCGCTCTCGGACTTCACGCTGCAGCCCACGTCGAGCCAGTTCGACGCGTCGGCCGCCGGCACCGTCCTCGCGATCAGCGGCGTGGACGATGCGGGCACCCCGGTCGATCTCGCCGGGGCTGCCCAGTACGGCGAGCAGCAGCCGGTGACGCTCACCGTCTCGCTCGGACCCGTTCCGGACGTGGCCGGCCTCTCGGTGGCGGATGCCCAGAGCACCCTCGCCGGGGTCCAGTTGACGGGCGTCGAGAGCGGGACGGAGTTCAGCGACGGAGTCGCCTCCGGGGAGGTCATCCGTTACGAGCAACAGGCCGAGGGGGCGCTCCACCAGGGCGACACGGTCAACCTCGTCGTGTCGAAGGGCCCACCGCCCATCACGATCCCGGACGTCCGAGGCAAGACCATCGACGCGGCCACGTCTCAGTTGCAGGGACTCGGCTTCCGGGTGAGCTACCCCAGCTGCACGGCCTTCACCTGCGCGTTCTACGACTGGGAGGCCAGCCTGCCGGTCACCGCGACCGACCCCGAGGCCGGCCTGACCGCCATCAAGGGCGCGACCATCACCCTTTCGTACCGGGTGGAATGA
- a CDS encoding AMP-dependent synthetase/ligase, with translation MNEHIVPSAVPADPSANATDLLLARAAATPDEPLFAVPDGTGGWRDVTAARFLEQVSALAKGLIAAGVEPGDKIGLMCRTRYEWTLIDFATWFAGALLVPVYETSSPAQVHWNLSDSGAVAVIVETADHFSRFDEVHPELPAVTRVWQVDLGDLDKLAASGVDVSDDELEARRSAAVADDVATIIYTSGTTGRPKGCVLTHANFVETSRNAAVAMSDVVAPGSSTLLFVTTAHVFARFIAVMSVHAGVKVGHQADTKQLLPSLASFKPSFLLAVPRVFEKVYNSAEQKAEAGGKGGIFRQAVAVAIAHSKALDEGTVPLGLKLRFALFDRLVYGKLKKAMGGNIRYAVSGSAPLGTRLGHFFRSLDIRILEGYGLTETTAPAAVNLVSKFKIGTVGPALPGVGIRIADDGEVLVKGVNVFAGYWKDDEATADVLDDGWFRTGDLGSLDADGYLTITGRKKEIIVTAGGKNVSPAALEDPIRANPLVGQVVVVGDQRPFVAALVTLDTEMLPVWLNNAGEAADMPLAEAARHPKVRAEVQRAVDAANTAVSRAESIRKFEILPVEFTEAGGHLTPKMSVKRAVVVDDFAQQIADIYTAHPDTESVRTITARGR, from the coding sequence GTGAACGAACACATCGTCCCATCCGCCGTCCCCGCCGACCCGTCCGCCAACGCGACCGACCTCCTGCTCGCCCGGGCCGCGGCCACGCCCGACGAACCCCTGTTCGCCGTCCCGGACGGGACGGGCGGGTGGCGCGACGTCACGGCAGCCCGCTTCCTCGAGCAGGTGAGCGCACTCGCGAAGGGGCTCATCGCAGCAGGCGTCGAACCAGGCGACAAGATCGGCCTCATGTGCCGCACGCGCTACGAGTGGACCCTCATCGACTTCGCGACCTGGTTCGCCGGTGCCCTGCTCGTCCCTGTCTACGAGACGTCGTCGCCCGCACAGGTCCACTGGAACCTCAGCGACTCGGGGGCCGTGGCCGTCATCGTCGAGACCGCGGACCACTTCTCGCGGTTCGACGAGGTGCACCCCGAGTTGCCTGCCGTGACGCGCGTCTGGCAGGTCGACCTGGGCGACCTCGACAAACTCGCCGCATCGGGCGTCGACGTGTCCGACGACGAACTCGAGGCCCGCCGCAGTGCGGCCGTCGCCGACGACGTCGCCACGATCATCTACACCTCGGGCACCACGGGCCGCCCCAAGGGATGCGTGCTGACCCACGCCAACTTCGTCGAGACGAGCCGCAACGCCGCCGTCGCCATGAGCGACGTCGTGGCCCCCGGCTCGTCCACCCTCTTGTTCGTGACGACCGCGCACGTCTTCGCGCGCTTCATCGCGGTGATGTCGGTCCACGCCGGGGTGAAGGTCGGCCACCAGGCCGACACGAAGCAGTTGCTGCCGTCGCTGGCCTCGTTCAAGCCGAGCTTCCTGCTCGCGGTCCCCCGCGTCTTCGAGAAGGTCTACAACTCGGCCGAGCAGAAGGCCGAGGCCGGGGGGAAGGGCGGCATCTTCCGGCAGGCCGTCGCCGTCGCGATCGCCCACAGCAAGGCACTCGACGAGGGCACCGTGCCCCTGGGCCTGAAGCTCCGCTTCGCGCTGTTCGACCGACTCGTGTACGGCAAGCTCAAGAAGGCCATGGGCGGCAACATCCGCTACGCCGTCTCGGGATCGGCTCCACTCGGCACGCGCCTCGGCCACTTCTTCCGCAGTCTCGACATCCGCATCCTCGAGGGCTACGGGCTGACCGAGACCACGGCTCCGGCGGCCGTCAACCTCGTCTCGAAGTTCAAGATCGGAACGGTCGGGCCGGCGTTGCCCGGGGTCGGCATCAGGATCGCCGACGACGGAGAAGTGCTCGTCAAGGGCGTCAACGTCTTCGCGGGGTACTGGAAGGACGACGAGGCCACGGCCGACGTCCTGGACGACGGATGGTTCCGCACCGGAGACCTCGGCTCGCTCGACGCCGACGGCTATCTCACCATCACCGGCCGGAAGAAGGAGATCATCGTCACCGCCGGAGGCAAGAACGTCTCCCCCGCGGCTCTCGAGGACCCGATCAGGGCGAACCCCCTGGTCGGTCAGGTCGTCGTGGTGGGCGACCAGCGCCCGTTCGTCGCCGCCCTCGTCACCCTCGACACCGAGATGCTGCCCGTGTGGCTGAACAACGCGGGCGAGGCGGCCGACATGCCCCTGGCCGAGGCCGCCCGGCATCCGAAGGTCCGCGCCGAGGTCCAACGGGCCGTCGACGCCGCGAACACCGCGGTCTCGCGGGCCGAGTCGATCCGCAAGTTCGAGATCCTCCCGGTCGAGTTCACCGAGGCCGGAGGTCACCTCACTCCCAAGATGAGCGTCAAGCGTGCCGTCGTGGTGGACGACTTCGCTCAACAGATCGCCGACATCTACACGGCCCACCCCGACACCGAGTCGGTGCGGACGATCACCGCACGGGGACGGTGA
- a CDS encoding class II 3-deoxy-7-phosphoheptulonate synthase, with protein MIDGLDHWRTLPIKQQPTWHDGAAVEAASAELSTLPPLVFAGEVDTLRTRLASAARGEAFLLQGGDCAETFAGATADQIRDRVKTILQMAVVLTYGASVPVIKMGRMAGQFAKPRSSDTETRDGVTLPAYRGDIVNGYDFTPESRRADASRLVKGYHTSASTINLIRAFTQGGFADLRQVHSWNKGFASNPANAQYEHLAREIDKAIRFMEAAGADFDELKRVEFYTSHEGLLMDYERPLTRIDSRTGTPYVLSSHFVWIGERTRDLDGAHVDFLSRVRNPIGVKLGPTTTADDMLRLIDKLDPEREPGRLTFITRMGAGTIRDALPPLLEAIKKADATPLWVSDPMHGNGLTTPTGYKTRRFEEIMDEVKGFFEAHRAAGTHPGGIHIELTGDDVTECLGGSEHIDEATLATRYESLCDPRLNHMQSLELAFLVSEELAAD; from the coding sequence GTGATCGACGGTCTCGACCATTGGCGCACGCTCCCCATCAAGCAGCAGCCCACCTGGCACGACGGTGCAGCCGTCGAGGCCGCTTCGGCCGAGCTGTCCACCCTGCCGCCACTCGTCTTCGCCGGCGAGGTCGACACCCTCCGCACGCGGTTGGCGTCGGCGGCCCGGGGCGAGGCGTTCCTGCTGCAGGGCGGTGACTGCGCCGAGACCTTCGCGGGAGCGACCGCCGACCAGATCCGTGACCGCGTCAAGACCATCCTGCAGATGGCGGTGGTCCTCACGTACGGCGCGTCCGTCCCCGTCATCAAGATGGGCCGCATGGCCGGCCAGTTCGCCAAGCCGCGCTCCAGCGACACCGAGACCCGTGACGGCGTCACGCTGCCGGCCTACCGCGGTGACATCGTGAACGGCTACGACTTCACCCCCGAGTCCCGGCGCGCGGATGCGTCTCGGCTGGTGAAGGGCTACCACACGTCGGCCTCGACGATCAACCTGATCCGGGCCTTCACGCAAGGCGGCTTCGCCGACCTCCGTCAGGTGCACAGCTGGAACAAGGGCTTCGCCAGCAACCCGGCCAACGCCCAGTACGAACACCTCGCCCGAGAGATCGACAAGGCGATCCGCTTCATGGAGGCGGCCGGGGCGGACTTCGACGAGCTCAAGCGCGTCGAGTTCTACACCAGCCACGAGGGCCTGCTCATGGACTACGAGCGACCCCTGACCCGGATCGACTCGCGCACGGGCACTCCGTACGTGCTCTCGTCGCACTTCGTGTGGATCGGCGAGCGGACCCGCGACCTCGACGGCGCCCACGTCGACTTCCTCTCCCGGGTGCGCAACCCGATCGGTGTGAAGCTGGGCCCGACGACGACCGCCGACGACATGCTGCGCCTCATCGACAAGCTCGACCCCGAGCGTGAACCCGGGCGTCTGACCTTCATCACCCGCATGGGCGCGGGCACGATCCGGGATGCCCTGCCTCCCCTCCTCGAGGCCATCAAGAAGGCGGATGCGACGCCCCTGTGGGTGAGCGATCCGATGCACGGCAACGGTCTGACGACGCCCACGGGCTACAAGACCCGGCGGTTCGAAGAGATCATGGACGAGGTGAAGGGGTTCTTCGAGGCGCATCGTGCGGCCGGGACGCACCCCGGCGGAATCCACATCGAGCTGACGGGTGACGACGTCACCGAGTGCCTGGGTGGTTCCGAGCACATCGACGAAGCGACGCTCGCCACTCGCTACGAGTCCCTCTGCGACCCGCGTCTCAACCACATGCAGTCGCTCGAATTGGCCTTCCTGGTGTCCGAAGAGCTCGCTGCGGACTGA
- the def gene encoding peptide deformylase, protein MSVRPIRLFGDPVLRSTSDPVTIGDPRLASLVEDLLDTVREPGRAGVAAAQIGVSLRAFSYNVDGQVGYVLNPVVVEVSGEKTLVDEGCLSVPGFWFPTPRHEYARVEGVDLEGRKVVLEGTGLMAQALQHETDHLDGTLYVLTLEPETKREAMREIRAADWWRA, encoded by the coding sequence GTGAGCGTGAGACCCATCCGCCTGTTCGGCGATCCCGTCCTTCGATCGACGTCGGACCCCGTGACGATCGGTGACCCGCGCCTCGCGTCCCTGGTCGAGGATCTCCTCGACACCGTTCGCGAGCCGGGGCGGGCCGGGGTCGCGGCCGCCCAGATCGGGGTGTCGCTCCGGGCCTTCAGCTACAACGTCGACGGGCAGGTCGGTTACGTCCTGAACCCCGTCGTCGTCGAGGTCTCGGGCGAGAAGACCCTGGTCGACGAGGGCTGTCTCTCGGTGCCCGGGTTCTGGTTCCCGACCCCACGCCACGAGTACGCGCGGGTCGAGGGGGTCGACCTCGAGGGCCGGAAGGTCGTGCTCGAGGGCACCGGGCTCATGGCCCAGGCCCTCCAACACGAGACGGACCACCTCGACGGCACGCTCTACGTGCTCACCCTCGAGCCCGAGACGAAGCGCGAGGCCATGCGCGAGATCCGTGCCGCCGACTGGTGGCGGGCCTGA
- the ftsR gene encoding transcriptional regulator FtsR, which yields MPRTAAARSSQTGPSDLLTIGQVLSRLKPEFPDLSNSKLRFLEERELVTPVRTPSGYRKFSPADVERLRFILGLQRDHYLPLKVIRQHLADLDAGRPASLPSGAAPVSILTHGRRLGRDELLRETGASPTLLDEAVSASLLPSAGRYGDESVSVLSALVELGRSGIEPRHLRTVRASVDRELGLIETALAPLARKHDAASRARVAELSRELAAQVDVVRSGLVRSALGRLDA from the coding sequence GTGCCCCGCACCGCCGCCGCCCGGTCGTCGCAGACCGGGCCGTCCGACCTGTTGACGATCGGGCAGGTCCTCTCGCGGCTCAAGCCCGAGTTCCCCGACCTGTCGAACAGCAAGCTGCGCTTCCTGGAAGAGCGCGAGTTGGTCACTCCGGTGCGTACCCCGTCCGGCTACCGCAAGTTCTCGCCGGCAGACGTCGAACGCCTCCGCTTCATCCTCGGACTCCAGCGTGACCACTACCTGCCGCTCAAGGTCATCCGTCAGCATCTTGCCGACCTCGACGCCGGTCGCCCGGCGTCGCTCCCGTCCGGGGCGGCACCCGTCTCGATCCTGACGCACGGTCGTCGGCTGGGTCGCGACGAGTTGCTCCGCGAGACGGGGGCATCGCCCACCCTGCTCGACGAGGCCGTCTCGGCGTCGCTCCTGCCGTCGGCGGGTCGATACGGTGACGAGTCGGTCTCGGTGCTGTCGGCCCTGGTCGAGCTGGGCAGGTCGGGCATCGAACCCCGTCACCTGCGGACGGTCCGGGCTTCGGTCGACCGCGAACTCGGACTCATCGAGACGGCCCTCGCGCCACTCGCGCGCAAGCACGACGCGGCGTCCCGGGCGCGGGTCGCCGAGCTCTCCCGTGAGCTCGCGGCGCAGGTCGACGTCGTCCGGTCGGGCCTCGTCCGATCGGCTCTGGGGCGTCTCGACGCCTAG